A genomic stretch from Spirochaetota bacterium includes:
- the sppA gene encoding signal peptide peptidase SppA, which produces MLRFSKCLLLSKLLIVCSIIFLIILDIFIFTVFAEIENPIKLPLPDRSISHTHDSFAPLINPTFSDISSATSLAYRLFNYNDKRVSNHLFILNIAGFSFSYIWLNDLYDERFKSIESIKTKFFKISKGFFYNNFIGFGLDYSFTKSINNEYDDYKSLSLGLLFRPFRYLSLGYVTRDLNKPRITEDTINRSEVYSISIKPLYENVAISLDAHRLAGEKFKKSDITVSADLRLLHDIAIFASSDKDKNINFGLTMPLGMRGSSIILDLYGSHHKEDAKNYSTFGVSISGEKHSTPILETKRLLGISLRDDINEIEAESFFRKNKPTFYDIINSIKNAREDDGIIGIILKIDKAALGFAQIQELRDELKNFSVSGKRVFAVLTTSGNKEYYLASASQKIYFTPSNSFSLTGLNAEVYFFKDLLEKVGIKFESVKRGKYKSFNEPFTRNKMSEEYRENIVSLLKDLNETYLIDIVKDRGISRERIEALFDKGIMSPEEAKRAGFIDVIAYPSDAEMSILKRYSLIASIVSLEKYLLEEKRNYQWGRIPGIAIIHVSGSIIRGKARTSGIPVNVIGDETYRQALEQAFGDHSIKAVIIRINSGGGSAVASDLMWNYLINMKKRYKKPVVFSFGNTAASGGYYVACTGDKIYGSKGTITGSIGVISGKLSLKDLYKKLGINKEVIKMSEFADIFSESKGLNEKEREVLQRGVDYFYEQFTQKVMQSRKIGSDLIPNVAEGRVFSGNQGVANDLIDSLGGIITSIEYAKSLVNIRGNYRVKHLPGKKVAMMELLGLKVKDRILPKHLSTVLKNIEGLQFDDESYLYYFPYRIVIK; this is translated from the coding sequence GTGTTGAGATTCTCTAAATGTCTGCTTCTATCCAAATTATTAATTGTTTGCTCTATTATTTTTCTCATAATCTTAGATATTTTTATTTTCACTGTTTTTGCTGAGATTGAAAATCCCATTAAATTACCCCTACCCGATCGTTCCATAAGCCATACACATGACTCCTTTGCTCCGCTTATAAATCCCACATTCTCAGATATCTCCTCAGCCACATCTTTAGCATACAGATTATTTAATTATAATGACAAGAGGGTAAGCAATCACCTATTTATACTAAATATTGCGGGATTTTCCTTTTCGTATATATGGTTAAACGACCTATATGATGAAAGGTTTAAAAGTATAGAATCCATCAAAACAAAATTCTTCAAAATATCAAAGGGCTTCTTCTATAACAATTTTATTGGTTTTGGTTTGGACTATTCCTTCACAAAAAGCATAAATAACGAATATGATGACTATAAATCCCTATCCTTGGGACTTTTATTCAGACCCTTCAGATACCTATCACTTGGATATGTGACCAGAGACCTGAACAAACCCAGGATAACGGAGGATACCATAAATCGAAGTGAAGTCTATTCAATATCCATTAAACCCTTATATGAAAATGTTGCTATTTCACTTGACGCGCATAGATTAGCCGGAGAAAAATTCAAAAAATCTGATATTACAGTTTCTGCAGACTTACGACTCCTGCATGATATCGCAATATTTGCAAGTTCTGATAAAGATAAAAATATTAACTTCGGATTAACCATGCCTCTTGGTATGCGAGGCTCTTCTATAATCCTTGACCTGTATGGTTCACATCACAAGGAGGATGCAAAAAATTATTCAACCTTTGGTGTCTCTATATCCGGAGAAAAGCATAGTACGCCAATTCTTGAGACGAAAAGACTTTTGGGCATATCCTTAAGGGACGATATCAATGAGATAGAGGCTGAAAGCTTCTTTAGAAAAAATAAACCAACCTTCTATGACATTATAAATTCCATAAAAAATGCAAGAGAGGATGATGGCATTATCGGTATAATCCTGAAAATAGACAAAGCCGCTTTAGGATTTGCCCAGATACAGGAACTTAGAGATGAGTTGAAAAATTTTTCTGTCAGCGGGAAAAGGGTCTTTGCGGTTCTCACAACATCAGGGAATAAGGAATATTACTTAGCATCAGCATCTCAAAAGATATATTTTACTCCAAGCAACTCCTTCTCTCTAACAGGCTTAAATGCTGAAGTCTATTTCTTCAAGGATCTGCTTGAAAAAGTAGGAATTAAATTTGAATCAGTTAAACGAGGAAAGTATAAATCCTTCAATGAACCATTTACAAGAAATAAAATGTCCGAGGAATATAGAGAAAATATTGTTTCACTTCTAAAGGATTTAAACGAAACCTATCTTATAGATATAGTAAAAGATAGAGGAATATCCAGAGAAAGAATTGAGGCACTCTTTGATAAGGGGATAATGTCTCCCGAAGAGGCAAAAAGAGCAGGATTTATTGATGTTATAGCCTATCCGAGTGATGCAGAGATGAGTATACTTAAAAGATATTCATTAATTGCCTCAATAGTCAGTTTGGAAAAATATTTGCTTGAGGAGAAGAGAAATTACCAATGGGGAAGGATACCTGGAATAGCAATAATCCATGTTTCAGGTTCAATAATAAGAGGAAAAGCCAGAACCTCAGGTATTCCAGTGAATGTAATTGGTGATGAAACCTATAGACAAGCCTTGGAACAGGCCTTTGGGGATCATTCTATAAAGGCGGTTATTATTAGGATTAATTCAGGTGGAGGTTCTGCCGTTGCCTCAGATCTTATGTGGAATTATCTCATCAACATGAAGAAACGATACAAAAAACCGGTTGTATTTTCCTTTGGGAATACCGCTGCATCAGGTGGATATTATGTAGCCTGTACCGGAGATAAAATATATGGGAGCAAGGGCACTATTACAGGTTCTATTGGTGTGATTTCAGGCAAGTTATCATTAAAGGATTTGTATAAAAAGCTCGGAATCAACAAAGAAGTAATTAAGATGAGCGAATTCGCTGATATCTTTTCAGAGTCTAAGGGTCTAAACGAGAAAGAGCGCGAGGTCTTACAGAGAGGGGTTGATTATTTTTATGAGCAATTCACACAAAAGGTTATGCAATCGCGGAAAATTGGAAGTGATTTAATCCCAAACGTTGCTGAGGGAAGGGTTTTTAGCGGAAATCAGGGAGTCGCAAATGATCTAATCGATAGTCTTGGTGGCATTATTACCTCTATAGAGTACGCAAAGAGCTTGGTAAATATCCGAGGCAACTATAGGGTGAAGCATCTGCCAGGAAAAAAGGTAGCAATGATGGAATTACTTGGTCTTAAAGTGAAAGATAGGATACTTCCAAAGCATTTAAGTACGGTTTTGAAAAATATAGAGGGGTTGCAATTTGATGATGAATCCTATCTCTACTACTTCCCATATAGAATAGTAATAAAATAA
- the tmk gene encoding dTMP kinase: protein MRGDNCSYNLPLFVVFEGIDGSGKSTLCNMTYEYYNAMSVPVVKLAEPTNGIWGNKIRKLLSGSTMPDAHEQLKLFLLDREEDVRRNILPALTNCKLIIMDRYYYSNIAYQGVSDISPESILTQNIEMGFPKPNRVYLIDIDPEESLKRIVKRNIYNSHDIFERKPFLEKVRKLYLSFTDDSFFIIDGRKTVEESFQCIINDINKSIKLLILG from the coding sequence ATGAGAGGGGACAATTGCAGCTATAATCTTCCCCTTTTCGTAGTATTTGAAGGAATTGATGGATCAGGCAAAAGCACTCTCTGTAATATGACATATGAATACTACAACGCCATGAGTGTGCCTGTAGTAAAACTTGCTGAGCCCACAAATGGAATTTGGGGCAATAAAATAAGGAAATTATTGAGCGGATCAACAATGCCTGATGCTCATGAACAGTTGAAACTCTTTTTGCTGGACAGGGAGGAGGACGTTAGAAGGAATATCCTCCCTGCGTTAACAAATTGTAAGTTGATAATCATGGATAGATATTATTATTCGAATATCGCTTATCAAGGCGTTTCTGACATATCTCCTGAATCAATATTAACTCAAAATATAGAGATGGGATTCCCAAAACCCAACCGGGTATATCTTATTGATATTGATCCTGAAGAGTCCTTAAAGAGAATAGTCAAAAGGAATATATACAATTCCCATGATATATTTGAAAGAAAACCCTTTTTAGAAAAAGTGCGGAAGCTATATCTCTCTTTTACAGATGATTCTTTTTTTATAATAGATGGAAGAAAAACAGTTGAAGAATCATTTCAATGTATAATTAATGATATTAATAAAAGTATAAAGCTCCTCATTTTGGGGTAA
- a CDS encoding pectin acetylesterase-family hydrolase, with protein sequence MKQKVRETSIVLRFLSSILASIFMLMIVLYLNCEFIIGPDLPEKWTEYDPAELYPDFEYEGLTPSCLACPDCDPKFTFFAKGGRTNNLIIYFEGGGACWDSMNCLYVPTCTQEASSIDIFDNTEGRGIFDTDNEHNPFKDWHFVYIPYCTGDIHWGAKDNEYQDHLVSLPFESWTIRHRGHVNFQVVLKWIKNTFKFPNRIFITGSSAGAYGAIVNFPFIKEAFQESRIFTLGDAGNGVSTEEFQVSSIYNWNIQLPAWIPGYEDGYTPDMTFEVMYKDYANYYNSSCIAQFTTAWDWNQTFYYYIMKNINDPQSWEDDWPDEWFAWRDQMLEYAYSTAGEADNYRYYIASGSYHTIMMSPRFYTEDSTGIPFIDWINSMLNRGSINWNNLECEDCSDPVSCP encoded by the coding sequence ATGAAACAAAAAGTAAGAGAAACATCAATTGTTTTACGCTTCTTAAGCTCCATTCTTGCATCTATATTCATGCTTATGATTGTACTATATTTAAACTGTGAATTTATTATTGGCCCAGACTTACCAGAAAAATGGACTGAGTACGATCCTGCTGAACTCTATCCTGATTTCGAATATGAAGGCCTAACTCCATCATGTTTGGCTTGTCCTGATTGCGACCCCAAGTTTACCTTCTTCGCTAAGGGAGGCAGAACAAATAATCTGATCATCTATTTCGAGGGAGGAGGAGCATGCTGGGATTCAATGAATTGTCTATACGTACCCACATGTACTCAAGAAGCCTCATCTATTGATATATTCGACAATACCGAAGGGAGGGGAATATTTGATACTGACAATGAACATAATCCCTTTAAAGACTGGCACTTTGTCTATATTCCATACTGCACAGGTGACATACATTGGGGTGCAAAGGATAATGAATATCAGGATCATTTGGTATCACTTCCGTTTGAATCATGGACAATAAGGCATCGAGGACATGTCAACTTTCAAGTAGTATTAAAATGGATAAAAAATACATTTAAATTTCCTAACAGGATTTTCATAACTGGCAGCAGCGCAGGAGCCTATGGCGCAATTGTCAATTTCCCTTTTATTAAGGAGGCCTTTCAAGAATCAAGGATATTCACTCTTGGCGATGCGGGGAATGGCGTCTCTACAGAGGAATTTCAAGTTAGTTCCATCTACAACTGGAATATTCAGTTGCCTGCTTGGATTCCAGGTTATGAGGATGGTTACACACCAGACATGACTTTTGAAGTAATGTATAAAGATTATGCTAACTATTATAATTCCTCCTGCATAGCCCAGTTTACGACTGCCTGGGACTGGAATCAGACCTTTTATTACTATATCATGAAGAATATCAATGACCCGCAATCCTGGGAAGACGATTGGCCTGATGAATGGTTTGCCTGGAGGGATCAGATGTTGGAATATGCTTATTCAACGGCGGGTGAGGCTGATAATTACAGATATTACATTGCTTCAGGCAGTTACCATACCATAATGATGTCTCCCCGATTTTATACTGAAGACTCAACCGGTATTCCCTTTATAGACTGGATCAATTCGATGTTAAATAGAGGATCCATCAATTGGAACAATCTGGAGTGTGAAGATTGTTCAGATCCTGTTTCCTGTCCCTAA
- a CDS encoding SH3 domain-containing protein: MKRCAVTIFAFLLFSSILSAEALYVSSMKTSLYSKANRKSAKIMTLKRGARLNLLSTKGLWLQVSFANKKGWVSKMVTSKNKPGPRLSILGSAGHNARIHARKRASSDVTAASARGLVDDDASTSSKKRSRSSNRKSDGFDPAVLSKMEGLYIPEKKLLLFLSEAGIQSIEH, from the coding sequence ATGAAAAGATGTGCTGTAACAATTTTTGCATTTTTATTATTTTCTTCCATTCTGTCAGCAGAGGCATTATATGTATCATCCATGAAAACGAGTCTATACAGTAAGGCCAATAGAAAATCTGCCAAAATTATGACACTCAAAAGGGGGGCAAGATTAAACCTTCTATCAACTAAGGGCCTTTGGTTGCAGGTTAGCTTTGCTAATAAGAAGGGATGGGTGTCGAAAATGGTCACTAGCAAGAATAAACCAGGCCCACGATTATCTATCCTTGGAAGCGCTGGGCATAACGCAAGGATACATGCTAGAAAGAGGGCCTCCTCTGATGTAACCGCCGCTTCTGCAAGGGGACTGGTTGATGATGATGCCAGCACTTCTTCAAAGAAGCGATCGCGGTCGTCAAATAGAAAATCAGATGGTTTTGATCCTGCGGTATTGTCGAAGATGGAAGGATTATATATACCGGAAAAGAAGCTATTGCTCTTTCTGTCTGAAGCTGGCATACAGAGTATAGAGCATTAA
- a CDS encoding M48 family metallopeptidase yields the protein MVKISTKIIPLILLFVLPNLVSISCLSGSSKRREEHEARERIIREIEYGRLLAYQIVKKYPLLEDDKANFYVNKVGKSVALFAGRTDIEYYFAILDTDSINAFATPGGYIFITKGAIMLMKNESELAGVLAHEIGHVNCKHIMKELPPPRETGSFVDRAASLLVARGAVVSSAFSEVVNKAALLLFSKGYKRKDEFEADKYALYYTAETGYYPKGLVDFIKRVMKYKSKNSTAVVYNTHPSSKDRIDALQKTIIAENFDLKRPKVKDRYWNELGHLNKKEIRLSQQHE from the coding sequence GTGGTAAAGATAAGCACTAAAATTATTCCATTAATATTACTATTTGTTCTACCCAATCTTGTCTCAATAAGCTGTCTCTCCGGTTCAAGCAAGAGAAGAGAGGAGCATGAGGCTCGTGAGAGGATTATTAGAGAGATTGAGTATGGTCGTCTGCTTGCTTATCAGATTGTCAAAAAGTATCCTTTGCTTGAGGATGATAAAGCAAATTTTTATGTTAATAAGGTTGGCAAGAGCGTAGCTCTCTTTGCCGGAAGGACAGACATCGAGTATTATTTTGCAATACTGGATACTGATAGCATAAACGCCTTCGCTACTCCAGGCGGTTACATCTTTATTACTAAAGGAGCTATTATGCTTATGAAGAATGAGTCAGAACTGGCTGGAGTATTGGCGCATGAGATAGGGCATGTTAATTGTAAGCACATTATGAAGGAGTTGCCTCCACCAAGGGAAACCGGCAGTTTCGTTGACAGAGCCGCTTCATTGCTCGTTGCACGAGGCGCTGTTGTATCTTCTGCTTTTTCAGAGGTTGTAAATAAGGCCGCGCTGCTTCTCTTTAGTAAAGGATATAAGAGAAAGGATGAATTTGAGGCTGATAAATATGCCCTATATTATACTGCTGAAACTGGTTATTATCCTAAGGGATTAGTTGATTTTATTAAACGAGTTATGAAATACAAATCAAAGAATTCAACCGCTGTTGTCTACAATACTCATCCTTCGTCTAAAGATAGAATTGATGCGTTACAGAAAACAATTATCGCTGAAAACTTTGATCTCAAAAGGCCTAAGGTCAAGGATAGATACTGGAATGAGTTAGGTCATCTAAATAAAAAGGAGATTAGGTTATCTCAGCAACATGAATAA
- a CDS encoding adenylate/guanylate cyclase domain-containing protein, whose amino-acid sequence MSNFDMSMSDKIKGFRKLIVFTILFIIIASIGTFTYIYIGDYINWKSYDFFVKYIDSKNKNPHKDIVLLLIDENSLQYGHKIGLGRWPWSRNIYPEILNYLNLTDPPIGIFFDIFFFESDLGKGNDSYFSQGVAASGNVFQNMLLFHNPEREHSLPLPPDVIKNYTLNIESVENIHFTKNKENEYSVPLPCLRSDFPCDLPEDELKSVSPTVMGLNVASFNPDNDGVYRRGRILFNYRDYYFSSMALSAIMAYTSEKRVKILPGNVIQVGEYRIPVDSEGNYLVNYYKKQHRIPAYSMSALMLSAYYLEQGEVDKIIIRPDEFKDKIVIIGVSASAGQDLKNTPIDETMPGPEIQASIISNILQQNEIIQETRFITYIILCAVILICIASVLFINSNIIKVLVLIGIMLGYACVNIWLFTIYNYQSPIILILGAGLFSSAISFIYLSMTEGAEKRKYSKILGNMIDPHIVSEALKDLESLKRGGEKNITAFFSDIASFSTISEKLSSVDLAALLNEYLSAMTIILKDNCGTLDKYIGDAVVGIFGAPMENPDNAVQAAKASLRMIEKLSLLREKWTMDNAYCYEAQGMHVRIGLNTGMAKVGFMGTENLASYTMMGDTVNLAARLEAAAKDYGVAILVSEMTRESIYRHMILRKLDAVRVKGKSEPVFIYELIGENGEVPQNIVESTGLYEEALTLYTQRKWGEAINMFEQSMNVRCMPDKAVEMLIDRCRLYQGEPPPPDWDGVFTRVHK is encoded by the coding sequence ATGAGTAACTTTGATATGTCGATGAGTGATAAAATAAAGGGCTTTAGAAAGTTAATTGTATTTACGATACTATTTATCATCATAGCCAGTATCGGGACATTCACATACATTTATATTGGCGATTATATCAATTGGAAATCCTATGATTTTTTTGTAAAATATATAGATAGTAAAAACAAAAATCCACATAAGGATATAGTATTATTACTCATTGATGAGAATTCCCTACAATATGGTCATAAGATCGGCCTTGGTAGATGGCCTTGGAGCAGAAACATATATCCTGAAATCTTGAATTATCTTAACCTTACTGATCCTCCAATCGGGATTTTTTTTGATATCTTCTTTTTTGAATCTGATCTTGGCAAAGGAAATGATAGCTATTTTTCTCAAGGGGTGGCAGCCAGTGGAAATGTATTTCAAAATATGCTTCTTTTCCACAATCCAGAGAGAGAACACTCTCTACCTCTACCTCCAGATGTTATTAAAAATTACACACTCAATATAGAATCTGTTGAGAATATACATTTTACTAAAAATAAGGAAAATGAATATTCTGTGCCTCTTCCATGTCTTAGATCAGATTTTCCATGTGATCTTCCGGAGGATGAATTAAAAAGTGTTTCTCCCACAGTAATGGGATTAAATGTTGCTTCATTTAATCCAGATAATGACGGCGTGTATCGGAGGGGTCGAATCCTCTTTAATTACAGGGATTATTATTTTTCATCAATGGCGCTTTCTGCGATTATGGCCTATACCTCGGAGAAGAGGGTAAAGATCTTGCCTGGTAATGTGATTCAGGTTGGAGAATATAGAATACCTGTTGATTCAGAGGGGAATTATCTTGTAAATTATTATAAGAAGCAGCATCGAATACCTGCTTATAGCATGAGCGCCTTGATGCTATCCGCCTATTATCTGGAACAGGGTGAAGTGGATAAGATAATTATCAGGCCTGATGAATTTAAGGATAAAATTGTAATCATTGGTGTATCAGCATCGGCTGGTCAGGATTTAAAGAATACCCCAATAGATGAGACTATGCCAGGACCTGAGATCCAGGCAAGTATTATCAGCAATATACTGCAGCAGAATGAAATAATACAGGAAACGAGGTTCATAACCTATATAATTCTATGTGCAGTTATACTTATCTGTATCGCTTCAGTCTTGTTTATCAATTCCAATATTATTAAGGTATTGGTGCTAATTGGCATTATGCTAGGTTATGCTTGTGTGAATATTTGGCTGTTTACGATTTATAATTATCAAAGTCCAATAATCCTGATTCTTGGAGCAGGTCTTTTCTCATCAGCAATCTCTTTTATTTACTTGAGTATGACTGAGGGGGCGGAGAAGAGAAAGTATAGTAAAATACTGGGTAATATGATTGATCCTCACATAGTAAGCGAGGCCCTGAAGGATTTGGAATCACTGAAAAGGGGCGGCGAGAAGAATATAACAGCCTTCTTCTCCGATATCGCATCATTCTCTACAATTAGTGAGAAATTGAGCAGCGTAGACCTTGCAGCCTTGCTGAATGAATATCTATCAGCTATGACCATTATCCTAAAGGACAATTGCGGAACCTTGGATAAGTATATAGGTGATGCTGTTGTTGGAATATTCGGTGCTCCTATGGAAAATCCTGATAATGCTGTTCAGGCTGCAAAGGCATCCCTTAGGATGATAGAAAAGCTGTCGCTATTGAGGGAGAAATGGACAATGGATAATGCCTATTGTTATGAGGCGCAGGGGATGCATGTTCGAATTGGACTGAATACAGGCATGGCAAAGGTCGGTTTTATGGGTACGGAAAACCTTGCCTCCTATACTATGATGGGTGACACGGTTAATCTTGCTGCTAGGCTTGAGGCTGCTGCAAAAGATTATGGCGTCGCCATATTAGTGAGCGAGATGACTAGAGAATCTATATATAGACATATGATTCTGCGGAAGCTGGATGCTGTTCGTGTTAAGGGGAAAAGTGAGCCCGTTTTTATCTATGAACTCATTGGAGAGAACGGGGAGGTGCCACAGAATATCGTAGAATCAACAGGGCTATATGAAGAGGCATTAACACTGTATACACAGAGGAAGTGGGGAGAGGCTATTAACATGTTTGAGCAATCAATGAATGTGCGATGCATGCCTGATAAAGCAGTTGAAATGTTAATAGATAGATGCAGACTCTACCAAGGTGAACCACCACCGCCTGATTGGGATGGTGTTTTCACTAGAGTGCATAAATAA
- a CDS encoding SpoIIE family protein phosphatase: MIKKIINLSLLLFLIALNIFFINRAVQLSKIYPFKRIIVGNTFFYNTSSVEDIIKYKSRIVKIEGEPVTKSNLIKLLTRYKDLKELEIVIKQNGALIQKKIPNRGINYDLLWLMLFMILFANIHYVWGYIIKIINPDLFQAKIYFNLTLLIGLFYFLLFEHIFSNNAQMIWLAIIIMLGYSSIHTGYRILNKEAIRYATLSLIGYAIFIVISSIYRLQDPDRLLPYPHLLMFLFLCSLFLIGNICYATIKERNKYMIKVTVTVAIGILVGTIIPIICFFLLIYFDLYISIILFASFTLAIPLLVGNGLLQYTYHNFNSFHKTNVLTFIVNCLLAIIGSTNLYYISQLDTSTFHMIIYYTILVLFLLFLLDAKRLIGISVNNIGFRKRGEFVYSLQKIAERVTSPEHLSNQNYIAIVMEEIFSEIIGLINTSFMILVLFDDSMYNSYENLNGYVENLSKDSNLLKFFKRNRATIIQNSLMNNYMLEDSICKFLEERNIYLAMPIFREEDVKAALLIGQKGNEDLYSNDEMNYLQTAASQLYQLIENDILLQDYIDKKRYEEELDVASYIQLRLFPKKAPERRGLNISFYNRPYFKVMGDYFDFINIDNDRTAIIIGDVSGHGLKAAMTLSVISIIAHVMLKDKKSIENTVKEMNHYLISRYKGIELITLFIGIFNKKTRILSYINAGHLAPIIIRNDNKNLLFLPGRAKILGADPDTEYPSYRYTLKKNDQLILYTDGIVEIHNDETNKAFIEENLLDTISQNIEVDVEGKLNSIIEHINKNKLHESIQDDITLIGVEIL, encoded by the coding sequence TTGATTAAAAAAATTATAAATCTGAGCCTGCTTTTATTTCTAATAGCATTAAATATCTTTTTTATAAATAGAGCAGTGCAACTATCAAAAATTTATCCTTTTAAAAGAATAATTGTAGGAAATACATTCTTTTACAATACCTCCTCAGTGGAGGACATTATCAAATATAAGAGTAGGATTGTAAAAATTGAGGGAGAGCCTGTAACCAAATCGAACCTTATTAAACTGCTGACCAGATACAAAGATTTAAAAGAATTGGAGATAGTAATTAAACAGAATGGGGCACTGATCCAGAAGAAGATACCCAATAGAGGCATCAACTATGATTTATTATGGCTTATGCTATTCATGATTCTTTTCGCAAACATTCACTATGTATGGGGTTATATTATTAAAATAATTAATCCTGATTTGTTTCAAGCAAAAATCTATTTTAACTTAACATTATTGATTGGTCTTTTCTACTTTTTACTTTTTGAGCATATTTTTTCTAATAATGCACAAATGATATGGCTAGCAATAATTATAATGCTTGGTTATAGCAGCATTCATACTGGATATCGCATTTTGAACAAGGAAGCCATCCGTTATGCGACATTATCATTAATAGGATATGCAATATTTATAGTAATATCTTCAATCTATAGACTACAGGATCCTGATCGATTATTACCCTATCCTCATCTACTAATGTTTTTATTTCTCTGCTCATTATTCTTGATTGGGAACATCTGTTACGCTACAATAAAAGAAAGAAATAAATATATGATCAAGGTTACTGTAACAGTTGCAATAGGCATACTAGTTGGAACCATTATACCCATTATTTGCTTTTTCTTATTAATATATTTTGATTTATATATTTCTATAATTCTTTTTGCAAGCTTTACTCTTGCAATTCCACTATTAGTTGGGAATGGATTGCTTCAATACACATACCATAATTTCAATTCCTTTCACAAAACTAACGTCTTGACATTCATAGTGAACTGCTTACTAGCAATAATTGGTTCAACAAATCTTTATTATATTTCTCAATTAGATACTTCGACCTTTCACATGATTATCTACTATACTATTTTAGTATTATTTCTACTCTTTCTTCTTGATGCAAAGCGACTTATAGGAATAAGTGTAAATAACATAGGATTTAGAAAAAGGGGAGAATTTGTTTATTCATTGCAGAAAATTGCGGAAAGGGTGACCTCGCCTGAGCATCTCTCAAATCAGAATTATATCGCTATTGTTATGGAAGAAATTTTTTCTGAGATAATCGGTCTAATCAATACATCATTTATGATATTAGTATTATTTGATGATTCAATGTACAATTCATACGAAAATCTGAATGGATATGTTGAGAATTTATCAAAGGATTCGAACTTGTTAAAATTTTTTAAAAGGAATAGGGCTACAATTATACAAAATTCATTGATGAATAATTACATGCTTGAAGATAGTATTTGTAAATTCCTTGAAGAGAGAAACATCTATTTAGCAATGCCAATCTTCAGGGAAGAGGATGTAAAGGCAGCATTGCTAATTGGACAGAAGGGAAACGAGGATCTTTATTCAAACGATGAGATGAATTACTTACAGACAGCAGCTAGCCAGCTATATCAATTAATAGAGAATGACATTCTGCTACAGGACTATATTGATAAAAAAAGATATGAAGAAGAACTGGATGTTGCTTCATACATTCAACTTAGATTATTTCCCAAAAAGGCTCCGGAAAGAAGAGGATTGAATATCAGCTTCTACAACAGACCCTATTTTAAGGTTATGGGTGATTACTTTGATTTTATTAATATAGATAACGATAGGACTGCTATTATTATAGGAGATGTTTCAGGACATGGACTTAAGGCGGCAATGACCCTCTCAGTAATAAGCATCATCGCTCATGTCATGTTAAAGGATAAAAAATCTATTGAGAATACTGTTAAGGAGATGAATCACTATCTAATATCAAGGTATAAAGGCATTGAATTGATCACTCTATTTATTGGAATATTTAATAAGAAGACGAGAATTCTATCCTACATCAATGCTGGTCATCTGGCTCCAATTATTATTAGAAATGATAATAAGAACCTGTTATTCCTTCCAGGTAGAGCAAAGATACTTGGCGCTGATCCAGATACAGAATATCCTTCATACAGATATACCCTAAAGAAAAATGACCAGCTAATTTTATATACTGACGGCATAGTAGAAATCCATAATGATGAAACAAATAAGGCATTTATAGAGGAAAACCTTCTTGACACAATCTCTCAAAACATTGAGGTTGATGTCGAAGGAAAATTGAATTCAATCATCGAACACATAAACAAAAACAAACTACATGAGTCAATTCAAGACGACATTACACTTATCGGTGTTGAGATTCTCTAA